DNA sequence from the Burkholderia pyrrocinia genome:
AGCACGAGGAAGTTGGCCGTGTTGTCGTCGCCGGCCTGCACGGCCGCGTAGATCGCAACCGACAGCGTCTGCGTGCGGCCGGGCAGGTTGCCCGCGATCATCAGCGTCGCGCCGAATTCGCCGAGCGCGCGCGCGAACGCGAGCAGCGCACCCGCGAGGATCCCGCGCGTGGCGAGCGGCAGCGTCACGCGGAAGAACACCGCGGCTTCGCCGAGCCCGAGCGTGCGCGCGGCGCGCTCGAGATGCGGATCGACGCCCTCGAACGCGGCACGCGCCGACTTCAGGATCAGCGGAAACGCGACCACCATCGATGCGATCACCGCGCCTTGCCACGTGAAGACGAGCTCGATGCCGAGCTTGTCGAGCCACGCGCCGAACACGCCGCGCCGGCCGAGCAGCACGAGCAGGTAATAGCCGAGCACCGTCGGCGGCAGCACGAGCGGCAGCGTCAGCAGCGAATCGACGACGTCGCGCAGCGGCGAGCGCCAGCGCGCGAGCACGAACGCGGCCGCGACGCCGAGCACGATGTCGAGCGCGGTCGCCCAGCCGGCGACCTTCAGCGACAGCAGCAGCGGTACCCAGGCGTCTTGCATCGCGATACGCTCACTTGCCCGCGGGCTTGAAGCCGAACGTCGACAGCACGGCCTGGCCCTGCGGCGACGAGACGAAGTCGACGAACGACTGCGCCTGCGCGGCGTGGCGGCTGTCCTTGACCACGGCGATCGGATAGGTGATGGCCGTCTTCGTCGGCACCGTCAGCGCGACCTTCACGCGGCCGGGCATGATCGCGGCGTCGGTGCCGAACACGAAGCCCGCGTCGACCTCGCCGCGCGCGACGTAGTCGAGGCTCTGGCGCACGTTGGCGGCCAGCACGCCCTTCGCGCTGACGGCATCCCACACGCCGGCCGCGCGCAGCGCGCCTTCGGTGTAGCGGCCGACCGGCACCGATGCCGGGTCGCCGTACGCGATGCGCTTCACGCCGGGCGCCGTCAGGTCGTTCAGCGACGTCGGCGCGGCCGCGTGGCTGTCCGCCGGAACGATCATCACGAGCGAGTTCGCGGCGAAATCGCGGCGCGTGCCGGGCACGATCACCTTTTCGTCGGCCGCGCGATCCATCGCCTTCTGGTCGGCCGACGCGAACACGTCGGCCGGCGCACCCTTGGCGATCTGCTGCATCAGCACGTCCGACGCGCCGAAGTTGAACAGCACCTTGGTATCGGGATGTTGCTTCTGGTACGCGTCGCCGACGGCCTTGAACGCGTTCGTCAGGCTGGCGGCTGCCGACACGACCAGTTCGTCGGCGGAAGCGGGCGCGCTGAACGCGACACCGGCGGCGGCAAGTGCGGCGATCGGCAGCAGGCGGAGCAGGGTGCGGCGAAGCGGACGGACGGTTGAGCGCATGGCGGATTCGTTGGAATGGGTGGAAACCGTAATCGTAATATAGGGCGGGTTATAACGCTTGGCATACCGCTCATGCGACGGTGCGCATGAAATGGTCAGGTCTGAAGAATGGCGGGCGTGACGGCCGGGCGGCCCGTCACGCGTGCAGCGTGTGCGTCGACGATTCGGTGCGCTGCAGCGACGACGGTTGCGACGCGGGGCGGTAGTTCGGGTTGGCCTTCCAGCGCGCGCGGACGAACGGGCGCTCGTGGCCCGACAGCTCCAGCGCAACCTTCGTGACCCAGCGATGCGAAGGCACCGTGATGCCATGCAGCGCGACGGTGACGAGAGCGAGGCTCACGATGACCGCGGGCGCCGACCAGCGGTGCGGCACCGCGCGCCACGAGCCGGCGATGAACGCGAGCGCGGCGATCGCGCCGACGATGCAGCCGGTGATCGATTCGGACGGCGAATGCGCGTCGAGCGCGACGCGCGACACGCCGACCGCGATGCCGGCCGCGAGCCCGAGCGCGATGCCGGCGATCCGCACCGGCGTGCGCATGCGGATCAACATCAGGAAGATCGCGACCGGATAGACCGACGTCGACAGCATCGCGTGGCCGCTGAAACCCGTGAAATCCCACGCACGGATGCCGATGCCCCAGCCTAGGAACGCGATCTTCGTGAGTGCGACCACGCCGATCGCGGCTGCGAGCACGCCGAGCCACGCGGCCGCACGCTGCCACGAGTAGCCGAGCGCGAGCCAGACGGCGATCGTGATCGCGAGCGGCAAGGTCAGGCCGGCGCCGCCGAACGCGGTGATCATGATCCACAGGTGAGACGGCAGGTCGAACATCGGGAAAGGACGAACGGAGGCGGGGAGGATGCTTAAATCAACGCGCGAGCCGGGAAGAACGACTACAACGGATACAAGCGGCGAAGCCCCAGTATAGCGCCGCGTGCGCACGAGCCCCGTTTTTTGCGCCATCGGGAACTAACCTCGCGCAGGAAAAATCCCAGAAACAATGTTATGGTGCGTTGCACAAAGTCGAACGATGCATCCGTTGCGGCGTCCTCATGGCGCCCCTATTTTTCCTGACTGCGAGCCCGATCGATGACCAAAAGTCTGACCAAGGTATGGCTGGGCGGCATGAAACGCATGCTGTCTCCGGCCGCCAAACGCGCGGCGCGCGATGCGCAGCGCATCACTCGCGACGCACTCGAGGCCGCCGCCTCTCCCGCCGTATCCGAACTGTCCCCGCCGCGCGAATCGCGCGTGCGGCCGCGCGCGGCCGCGTGGGCTGCGGGCGAGTGGACGCGCGGCGAACATCCGATGGCGCCCGCGCTCGGGCGTCTCGTCCAGAATCTCGCGTATGGCCTCTACGTGCCGCCCGGCCGCCGGCGCGGCGCGATGCCGCTCGTCGTGATGCTGCACGGCTGCCAGCAGTCCGTCGACGAATTCGTGCAGGGCACGCGGATGAACCTGCTGGCCGACAAGCACGGTTTCGCGGTGCTGTATCCGGAACAGTCGCCGCGCGCGCACGCGCACGGCTGCTGGCACTGGTATGAAGACACCGACCGCGCGGGCCGCGGCGAGGCGAACGCGGTTGCGTCGCTGGTCGACGCGCTCGTCGACGAACGCGGTTTCGACGCGTCGCGCGTTTACGTCGCGGGGCTGTCGGCCGGCGCGGGCCTCGCGTCGCTTCTTGCACTGCACCATCCTGACCGCTTCGCGGCGGTCGCGATGCACTCGGGCCCCGCGCTCGGCGAGGCGAACTCCGGCATCACCGCGATGGACGTGATGCGGCGCGGCGTGCGGCAGAACCCGGCCGCAGCCGTCGATGCGCTGGTCGACGCCAGCGGGTATCCGGGCATGCCGGCGCTGATCGTCCAGGGCGACGGCGACCACGTCGTCGCGCCGAAGAACGCCGACCAGCTGACGGTGCAGTTCATGCGGCTGAACGGGCTCGCCGACAGCCGCGGCGCGCTGCGCGGCGGCGAACGTGTCGAGACGCGCGGCGCGGGCGCACAGATCACCGATGTCTGCCGCGACGGCGAACCGGTCGTGCGGCTCTGCCATGTGAAAGGGCTCGATCACGCGTGGGCCGGCGGCGACGAAGCCGTGCCGTTTCATGCGGCCGTCGGCCCCGATGCGAGCGCGATGATCTGGTCCTTTTTTGAAGCACATCGGCGCACTGTGGCGACCGAACGACGCATCGTCTGATCGACGCTGGCCAAAGACTAGGGTTTTCCCTATAATTCGGGAAAACCCTAGTCAAAGAACCTTTGGATTGCGAGATCGAACATGTACCTGCTGAGCCACCTCTTCCTGATGCTGACCAAGAACGCTGAAACGGCCCGTAAAGAGCGCGCCGAGGCGTACCTGTCCGAAGCGACCGACATCTACGATCTCGAATTCCGTATGCGCAA
Encoded proteins:
- the modB gene encoding molybdate ABC transporter permease subunit gives rise to the protein MQDAWVPLLLSLKVAGWATALDIVLGVAAAFVLARWRSPLRDVVDSLLTLPLVLPPTVLGYYLLVLLGRRGVFGAWLDKLGIELVFTWQGAVIASMVVAFPLILKSARAAFEGVDPHLERAARTLGLGEAAVFFRVTLPLATRGILAGALLAFARALGEFGATLMIAGNLPGRTQTLSVAIYAAVQAGDDNTANFLVLVTSITCVLVLLATGWLVPSRARRSQLT
- the modA gene encoding molybdate ABC transporter substrate-binding protein, whose protein sequence is MRSTVRPLRRTLLRLLPIAALAAAGVAFSAPASADELVVSAAASLTNAFKAVGDAYQKQHPDTKVLFNFGASDVLMQQIAKGAPADVFASADQKAMDRAADEKVIVPGTRRDFAANSLVMIVPADSHAAAPTSLNDLTAPGVKRIAYGDPASVPVGRYTEGALRAAGVWDAVSAKGVLAANVRQSLDYVARGEVDAGFVFGTDAAIMPGRVKVALTVPTKTAITYPIAVVKDSRHAAQAQSFVDFVSSPQGQAVLSTFGFKPAGK
- a CDS encoding phosphatase PAP2 family protein, whose translation is MFDLPSHLWIMITAFGGAGLTLPLAITIAVWLALGYSWQRAAAWLGVLAAAIGVVALTKIAFLGWGIGIRAWDFTGFSGHAMLSTSVYPVAIFLMLIRMRTPVRIAGIALGLAAGIAVGVSRVALDAHSPSESITGCIVGAIAALAFIAGSWRAVPHRWSAPAVIVSLALVTVALHGITVPSHRWVTKVALELSGHERPFVRARWKANPNYRPASQPSSLQRTESSTHTLHA
- a CDS encoding extracellular catalytic domain type 1 short-chain-length polyhydroxyalkanoate depolymerase; translated protein: MTKSLTKVWLGGMKRMLSPAAKRAARDAQRITRDALEAAASPAVSELSPPRESRVRPRAAAWAAGEWTRGEHPMAPALGRLVQNLAYGLYVPPGRRRGAMPLVVMLHGCQQSVDEFVQGTRMNLLADKHGFAVLYPEQSPRAHAHGCWHWYEDTDRAGRGEANAVASLVDALVDERGFDASRVYVAGLSAGAGLASLLALHHPDRFAAVAMHSGPALGEANSGITAMDVMRRGVRQNPAAAVDALVDASGYPGMPALIVQGDGDHVVAPKNADQLTVQFMRLNGLADSRGALRGGERVETRGAGAQITDVCRDGEPVVRLCHVKGLDHAWAGGDEAVPFHAAVGPDASAMIWSFFEAHRRTVATERRIV
- a CDS encoding DUF3563 family protein, whose product is MYLLSHLFLMLTKNAETARKERAEAYLSEATDIYDLEFRMRKIDREASMNRPYSFGAR